GGGGCTCGACGTCGCCGCGCTCGGCGCGCGGCTCGAGGAGGCGCTGCGGCGCGTCCCCGCGGTCGGCGGTCCCGGCGCCGCGTCGGTGGACCTCTCGCTCGGTCCGCGCCTCAACCGCGTCCTCATCGCCGCCCCCGACGAGGCGCGCGCGCTCAAGGACGAGTTCGTCGGCGTCGAGCATCTGCTGCTGGCGACGGAGCGGGTCGGCGGCGAGGCCTGGAACATCCTCGCGTCGATGGGGCTCGACCGCGCGCGGCTGCTCGACGCGCTGCGCGCGACGCGCGGCGGGCAGCGCGTGACCTCGCAGAATCCGGAGGCCACCTACCAGGCGCTGGAGAAGTACGGCCGCGACCTGACGGAGATGGCGCGCCGCCAGAAGCTGGACCCGGTCATCGGCCGCGACGAGGAGATTCGCCGCGTCGTCGAGGTCCTCTCGCGGCGCACGAAGAACAACCCGGCGCTGATCGGCGAGCCGGGCGTCGGCAAGACGGCGATCGTCGAGGGGCTGGCGCGGCGGATCGTCGCCGGCGACGTCCCGACGAGCCTCAAGGACCGGCGGGTCGTGCAGCTCGACATGGGCGCGCTCGTCGCCGGGGCCAAGTACCGCGGCGAGTTCGAGGAGCGGCTCAAGGCGGCGCTCAAGGAGGTCGTGGACGCCGAGGGGCGGATCATCCTCTTCATCGACGAGATCCACACCGTCGTCGGCGCCGGCGCGGCCGAAGGGTCGATGGACGCGGCGAACCTGCTCAAGCCGATGCTGGCGCGCGGCGAGCTGCACTGCATCGGCGCGACGACGCTCGACGAGTACCGCAAGGGGATCGAGAAGGACCCGGCGCTCGAACGCCGCTTCCAGCCGGTCCTCGTGCAGCCGCCGTCGGTCGAGGACACCGTCTCGATCCTCCGCGGCCTCAAGGAGCGGTACGAGGTCCACCACGGCGTGCGGATCCAGGACGCCGCGCTCGTCGCCGCGGCGACCCTCTCCGACCGCTACGTCGCGGACCGCTTCCTGCCCGACAAGGCGATCGACCTGATGGACGAGGCGGCGGCGCGGCTGAAGACCGAGATGGAGTCGATGCCGGTCGAGCTCGACGAGCTGAACCGCCGCGTCCTGCAGCTCGAGATCGAGCGGGAGGCGCTGGGCAAGGAGACCGACGACGCCTCGCGCGCGCGGCTGGGCAAGCTGGAGACGGAGCTCGGCGGGCTGAAGAGCGAGTTCGCGGCGCTCAAGGCGCAGTGGGACGAGGAGAAGAACGCCTCGGCCTCGCTCGCCGCGCTCAAGCAGGAACTGGAGCGGGCGCGCGGGCGGCGCGAGGAGGCGCTGCGGCAGGGCGACCTCAAGGCGGCCGCCGAGCTGCAGTACGGCACGATTCCGGCGCTCGA
This genomic interval from bacterium contains the following:
- a CDS encoding AAA family ATPase, producing the protein EEAQREAVRRGHQQVEDLHLLAALLAQERGFAPALLAKAGLDVAALGARLEEALRRVPAVGGPGAASVDLSLGPRLNRVLIAAPDEARALKDEFVGVEHLLLATERVGGEAWNILASMGLDRARLLDALRATRGGQRVTSQNPEATYQALEKYGRDLTEMARRQKLDPVIGRDEEIRRVVEVLSRRTKNNPALIGEPGVGKTAIVEGLARRIVAGDVPTSLKDRRVVQLDMGALVAGAKYRGEFEERLKAALKEVVDAEGRIILFIDEIHTVVGAGAAEGSMDAANLLKPMLARGELHCIGATTLDEYRKGIEKDPALERRFQPVLVQPPSVEDTVSILRGLKERYEVHHGVRIQDAALVAAATLSDRYVADRFLPDKAIDLMDEAAARLKTEMESMPVELDELNRRVLQLEIEREALGKETDDASRARLGKLETELGGLKSEFAALKAQWDEEKNASASLAALKQELERARGRREEALRQGDLKAAAELQYGTIPALEKKIEETERKSGANGRPRLVAEEVTPEDIAQIVSRWTGVPVSRLVAGEQQRLRELPDQLRRRVVGQDPAVQAVADAVLRARAGLSDPNRPVGSFLFLGPTGVGKTETARALAEALFDDERAMIRIDMSEYQERHTVSRLVGAPPG